In one Dehalogenimonas formicexedens genomic region, the following are encoded:
- the malQ gene encoding 4-alpha-glucanotransferase, producing the protein MKNSRQDNKLNELAVACGIQLSYRDMDGRIKRAPAKTLLAAVRALGVNVAGAADCRAALDELQIRKSTRVIEPVLLAWEGRLGSVNIRLPQPLPSTIEAFLELDCGETRLFLWPDPARFELPTVTVNAGLIRVLRLPFKCRLPFGYHRLSLIFPGKTVSAFIISAPRKAPELQGPPRRWGLFSPVYALRSGNDWGAGGFSEFTELAKWSATLGSGLTATLPLLPAFYREHFNPSPYSPVSRLFWNELFIDVPNTLELTFCPAAAALLASKELRDELSALRAAPLVDYAGLANLKRKVLELLAECFFNGHGSELRRELFNTFVEKHPEVKEYARFRAYSERSKCCWRQWPEEMRDGSTQIQGVDLNIERYHLYVQFIAREQLAGIVEKSKTDGQAIYLDLPLGSNPDGFDTWKHREIFVTGSSVGAPPDDAFPGGQDWGFPPPHPERQRETEYRYLISVVRHHLEMAGILRLDHIMGLHRLYWIPEGSDAADGVYVRYAAEEMYAILCLEAFKAKAVIVGEDLGLVPGAVRRAMRRHNIKRSYVAQYEMLAGNDTCLDTIPVQAVAAVNTHDMHPFAAFWQGTDIPERVACGVLSGQRACTESARRSTGKEVLTGCLLRRGLISSRASSPKELYESICRVMASSDVEMMLISLDDLGGSTKAQNIPGTYTEHPNWRRRTPLSLERLKNDQQICSFLKDIDKLRK; encoded by the coding sequence TTGAAAAACAGCCGGCAAGATAACAAGCTTAACGAATTGGCCGTAGCATGCGGTATCCAGCTGTCTTACCGGGACATGGACGGGCGGATAAAGCGGGCACCCGCCAAGACGCTGCTGGCGGCGGTGCGGGCATTGGGTGTAAATGTGGCCGGTGCGGCTGACTGTCGAGCGGCCCTCGATGAACTTCAAATAAGAAAATCCACACGAGTAATCGAGCCGGTGCTGCTGGCCTGGGAAGGCAGGCTGGGGAGTGTAAATATCCGGCTTCCCCAGCCTCTGCCATCGACGATCGAGGCGTTTCTGGAACTGGACTGCGGCGAAACCCGCTTATTCCTCTGGCCGGACCCAGCCCGATTTGAGCTACCGACGGTAACTGTAAATGCGGGGCTCATCCGTGTGCTGCGGCTACCGTTCAAATGTCGCCTGCCATTCGGTTACCACCGCCTCAGTCTCATCTTCCCCGGCAAAACGGTCAGCGCATTCATTATCTCCGCGCCCCGGAAAGCTCCCGAACTTCAGGGACCGCCGCGCCGGTGGGGCCTTTTCAGCCCGGTTTACGCTCTTCGTTCAGGGAATGACTGGGGCGCCGGCGGATTTTCCGAATTCACCGAGTTGGCTAAATGGAGCGCCACGCTGGGCAGCGGCCTGACCGCCACACTGCCGCTGTTGCCGGCATTTTACCGCGAACATTTCAACCCCAGTCCCTACTCCCCGGTCAGCCGCCTGTTCTGGAACGAACTATTTATCGACGTCCCGAACACCCTGGAACTGACTTTTTGTCCCGCGGCCGCGGCGCTGCTGGCCTCGAAGGAACTCCGGGATGAACTCTCAGCTCTGCGCGCGGCGCCGCTGGTGGATTATGCCGGCCTAGCCAACCTGAAACGAAAAGTTCTTGAGCTTTTGGCCGAATGCTTTTTCAACGGGCATGGATCGGAATTAAGACGGGAGTTGTTCAACACCTTCGTTGAAAAGCACCCCGAGGTGAAGGAATATGCCCGGTTCCGGGCGTATTCGGAACGGTCCAAATGCTGCTGGCGGCAATGGCCGGAGGAGATGCGGGACGGCTCAACCCAAATTCAGGGTGTCGACTTAAACATTGAACGTTATCATCTATATGTCCAGTTTATCGCCCGGGAGCAGCTTGCGGGCATCGTAGAAAAGTCAAAAACAGACGGCCAGGCTATCTACCTTGACCTGCCGCTGGGTTCCAATCCGGATGGTTTTGACACCTGGAAACACCGGGAAATCTTCGTCACGGGTTCGAGCGTCGGCGCGCCGCCCGATGACGCATTTCCCGGCGGCCAGGACTGGGGTTTCCCCCCGCCCCACCCGGAACGGCAGAGGGAGACCGAATATCGCTATCTCATCAGCGTGGTCCGGCACCACCTGGAGATGGCCGGGATATTGAGGCTCGATCACATCATGGGGCTGCACCGCCTCTATTGGATTCCGGAAGGGTCGGACGCCGCCGACGGGGTCTATGTCCGTTATGCCGCCGAGGAGATGTATGCTATCCTCTGCCTGGAGGCCTTCAAGGCAAAGGCGGTGATTGTGGGCGAAGACCTGGGGCTGGTGCCGGGCGCCGTGCGGCGGGCAATGAGGCGGCACAACATCAAACGCAGTTATGTAGCCCAGTACGAGATGCTGGCCGGCAACGACACCTGCCTCGACACCATACCCGTCCAGGCTGTTGCCGCTGTCAACACCCACGATATGCATCCTTTCGCCGCTTTCTGGCAGGGGACAGACATCCCGGAAAGAGTTGCCTGCGGCGTTCTCAGCGGGCAACGGGCCTGCACGGAATCGGCGCGCCGGAGCACCGGTAAAGAGGTTCTGACCGGCTGTCTTCTCCGCCGGGGCTTGATTTCATCCCGGGCTTCTTCCCCAAAGGAGCTCTATGAAAGCATTTGCCGGGTGATGGCGTCCAGCGATGTCGAGATGATGCTGATCAGCCTTGATGACCTGGGCGGCTCAACCAAAGCCCAGAACATCCCGGGCACGTACACCGAGCATCCCAACTGGCGGCGTCGGACGCCGCTGTCACTGGAGCGGCTCAAAAATGACCAGCAAATCTGTTCCTTCCTGAAAGACATCGATAAACTCAGGAAATGA
- a CDS encoding DUF3536 domain-containing protein has protein sequence MVDSPARFLCVHGHFYQPPRENPWLEAVETEKSASPYHDWNERITDECYAVNLAARILDGSNQIVSIVNNYARFSFNFGPTLLTWLEVNHPEVYTAIIDSDRENAPEYSGHGSALAQAYNHLIMPLANRRDKETQVAWGVSDFRRRFGRPPEGMWLPETAVDLETLDIMAGRGIKFTLLAPHQAARVKSPDGSWHPAGGAIDTSQPYACRLPSGRSISIFFYHPGLSKGVAFGSLLQNGDQLADSVLAAYARTAGPSIITIATDGETYGHHRRFGEMALAYAFDKLDRRGVRITNMAEYLANHPPAAEVEIVENSSWSCDHDVERWRSGCCCSTGSHPGWNQRWRAPLRQAMDLLRDNLNPLFEQAAKELLTDPWAARNDYEEVIGDRSPDVVEAFLKRHGSRQLTFGEKVRALKLLELQRHLMAIYTSCGWFFDDIGGLESVLVMKQAGRALQLADQLFGQSPEREFLNILETAQSNDRAKGSGWDIFEREVRPLIAGLKQAAANIAIQSLFPEPASEPDLYTYSINISDLNRYGDDGLRLSSGDIEISSTVTLEKQRFVFAAMLRGSHEVIAGLEAYKSPEDYAGLKSKLGSFAGPADGAGCREFLEARFAGSVFDLRHLFGDERTVVVEGIIGGTLKEAEAAYRTIYSGHRETMRFLRSLGQAIPSQFKTAAEFVLSTDLKDMLKADTLDLENVETLLNEMKLWEIPPEKEAVSYYLSGQLENILLSLIDAPDDHAAMSTAIGSLQLFKDTILFPNLWRVQNLYFAMFQNIYIGRKDKPGREDWLASFVLLGRLLQIRID, from the coding sequence GTGGTTGATTCGCCTGCCAGATTTCTTTGCGTGCACGGTCATTTCTATCAGCCGCCCAGGGAAAACCCCTGGCTGGAAGCCGTGGAGACCGAAAAATCGGCTTCCCCGTATCATGATTGGAACGAGCGCATTACCGACGAGTGCTACGCCGTCAACCTCGCGGCCAGGATTCTCGATGGGTCCAATCAGATCGTGTCGATAGTCAACAACTACGCCAGGTTCTCCTTCAACTTCGGACCGACGCTGTTGACCTGGCTGGAAGTCAACCACCCGGAGGTCTACACGGCGATTATCGATTCCGACCGTGAGAACGCCCCTGAATACTCAGGTCACGGCTCGGCTTTGGCACAGGCCTATAACCACCTCATCATGCCCCTGGCTAACCGCCGCGACAAGGAGACCCAGGTTGCCTGGGGTGTTTCTGATTTCCGGCGCCGTTTCGGTCGCCCGCCTGAGGGCATGTGGCTCCCGGAAACCGCGGTAGACCTTGAGACGCTCGATATTATGGCCGGCCGGGGTATCAAGTTTACCTTACTGGCGCCGCATCAGGCCGCCCGTGTGAAATCCCCGGACGGATCATGGCATCCTGCCGGAGGCGCTATCGACACCAGTCAGCCTTATGCCTGCCGCCTGCCTTCGGGCCGCTCCATATCGATTTTCTTTTATCATCCGGGGCTATCCAAAGGGGTGGCCTTCGGGTCTTTGCTCCAGAACGGAGACCAGCTCGCCGACAGCGTCCTGGCCGCCTACGCCAGGACGGCTGGCCCGTCCATAATCACCATCGCCACCGATGGCGAAACATACGGCCATCACCGGCGTTTCGGCGAAATGGCCCTGGCTTATGCCTTCGATAAGCTCGACCGCCGTGGCGTCAGGATCACCAACATGGCCGAATACCTGGCGAACCATCCCCCGGCGGCGGAAGTGGAAATCGTTGAAAACTCCTCATGGAGTTGCGACCATGACGTGGAGCGCTGGCGCAGCGGTTGTTGCTGTTCTACCGGATCCCATCCGGGCTGGAACCAGCGCTGGCGCGCGCCGCTGAGACAGGCCATGGACCTTCTTCGCGATAACTTAAATCCATTGTTCGAACAGGCGGCCAAAGAACTCCTGACCGACCCCTGGGCCGCCCGAAACGACTACGAGGAAGTTATCGGGGACCGCAGCCCGGACGTGGTCGAGGCCTTTTTGAAGCGACACGGCTCAAGGCAGCTGACTTTCGGTGAAAAAGTCCGCGCGTTGAAGTTGCTGGAACTCCAGCGCCACCTGATGGCAATCTACACCAGCTGCGGCTGGTTTTTCGACGATATCGGCGGCCTGGAGTCTGTCCTGGTAATGAAGCAGGCAGGCAGAGCGCTGCAGCTTGCTGATCAACTTTTCGGCCAAAGCCCCGAAAGAGAATTTTTGAACATTTTGGAGACGGCTCAAAGCAACGACCGGGCTAAAGGCAGCGGTTGGGATATTTTCGAGCGGGAAGTGCGGCCCCTGATCGCCGGCCTTAAACAAGCCGCGGCCAATATCGCCATCCAGTCACTCTTCCCGGAGCCGGCATCGGAACCCGACCTGTACACCTATTCAATTAACATCAGCGACCTGAACCGGTACGGCGATGACGGCTTGCGCCTGTCATCGGGGGATATCGAAATATCTTCAACGGTGACTTTAGAAAAACAGAGGTTCGTTTTCGCGGCCATGCTCCGGGGAAGCCATGAGGTTATCGCCGGTCTGGAGGCCTATAAATCGCCCGAAGACTACGCGGGCTTGAAGTCTAAACTTGGGTCGTTCGCCGGCCCGGCTGATGGCGCCGGCTGCCGGGAATTCCTGGAGGCCAGGTTCGCTGGAAGCGTTTTTGATCTGCGGCACCTGTTCGGCGATGAACGGACGGTGGTCGTCGAGGGTATTATCGGCGGGACCTTGAAAGAGGCCGAAGCGGCGTACCGGACGATCTATTCCGGGCATCGCGAGACCATGCGGTTCCTCCGCTCCCTGGGTCAGGCCATCCCGTCCCAGTTCAAAACGGCGGCTGAATTCGTGCTTTCCACCGATCTTAAGGACATGCTTAAAGCTGACACCCTTGATCTGGAAAATGTCGAAACCCTGTTGAATGAGATGAAACTTTGGGAGATTCCGCCTGAAAAAGAGGCGGTGTCCTATTACCTGTCCGGGCAGCTGGAAAACATTTTGCTCTCGCTGATCGATGCCCCCGATGATCACGCCGCCATGTCCACGGCAATCGGGTCGCTCCAGCTGTTCAAAGATACCATCCTGTTCCCCAACCTCTGGCGGGTCCAAAACCTTTACTTCGCCATGTTCCAGAACATCTATATCGGGCGCAAAGACAAGCCCGGTAGGGAAGACTGGCTGGCGTCATTCGTACTGCTGGGCAGGTTATTACAGATCAGAATTGATTGA
- a CDS encoding response regulator, whose translation MCLRVLTPRGFDVALAEDGMAAISRLSSEKFNLCLIDVRTPNMNGEQLYSWILEHDLPLAKGVIFTTGDVASGETARFLASSGRPALPKPFSPSELLEKIQEMVAGL comes from the coding sequence GTGTGTCTGCGGGTCCTCACCCCCAGGGGTTTCGATGTCGCCCTGGCTGAAGATGGCATGGCAGCCATCAGCCGATTGTCCTCAGAAAAGTTCAACCTGTGCCTGATAGACGTCAGGACGCCGAACATGAACGGCGAACAGCTTTACTCCTGGATCCTCGAACATGATCTGCCGTTGGCCAAAGGTGTGATATTCACCACGGGTGACGTGGCCTCCGGGGAAACGGCCAGGTTTCTGGCAAGCTCCGGACGGCCGGCCCTGCCCAAGCCCTTCTCCCCGTCCGAACTTTTAGAAAAAATCCAGGAAATGGTAGCAGGATTGTAG
- a CDS encoding HD domain-containing phosphohydrolase: MENAKAKETILVVDDEPIVRRLLHQKLAIEGYACLEAGCADEALEVLKRNADIALIVSDMKMPGKTGMELLAEVRVLYPDTAMIIATAVTETATAIECMKQGAYDYLTKPFKLDEVLFSIWRALDKRRLQLENREYRQNLETKVEYQAQKIRSSFFNAITSLAYALDAKDGYTAGHSERVSEIAVGIGIELDLPQVEMERLRLAGKVHDIGNIGIDGTILHKPGALDPEERAEMERHPALGERILQPVVEDEAVLAMVRNHHERWDGQGYPDMLAGEGIPLGARILALADTFDAMTSARPYRTAMTVDFATNEIERCAGTQFDPAVVNAFKNARRVITEAVKLTE, from the coding sequence ATGGAAAACGCCAAAGCCAAGGAAACAATCCTGGTTGTCGATGACGAACCGATAGTCAGGCGGTTGCTGCACCAGAAACTGGCTATTGAAGGCTATGCCTGCCTTGAGGCCGGCTGCGCCGATGAGGCCCTGGAAGTTCTCAAGCGAAATGCCGACATCGCACTTATCGTGTCGGATATGAAAATGCCCGGTAAAACCGGCATGGAACTGCTGGCAGAGGTCAGGGTGTTGTATCCGGATACGGCCATGATCATCGCCACCGCGGTTACCGAAACGGCTACAGCTATCGAATGTATGAAACAGGGCGCCTACGACTACCTGACGAAGCCGTTCAAGCTCGACGAAGTCCTGTTCTCCATCTGGCGAGCCCTGGACAAACGCCGCCTCCAACTGGAAAACCGGGAATACCGCCAAAACCTTGAAACCAAGGTGGAATACCAGGCGCAGAAAATCCGGTCCTCATTCTTTAACGCCATCACCTCCCTGGCCTACGCTCTCGACGCCAAGGACGGCTACACCGCCGGCCACTCCGAGCGGGTTTCGGAAATTGCGGTGGGTATCGGTATCGAACTGGATCTGCCTCAGGTTGAAATGGAACGGTTGAGGCTGGCCGGCAAGGTCCACGACATCGGCAATATAGGCATCGACGGTACTATACTGCATAAACCTGGCGCTTTGGACCCTGAAGAGAGGGCTGAAATGGAACGCCACCCCGCCCTCGGGGAGCGCATCCTCCAGCCCGTGGTTGAGGACGAGGCGGTTCTTGCCATGGTGCGCAACCACCACGAGCGGTGGGACGGTCAGGGTTACCCGGATATGCTGGCGGGGGAAGGCATACCGCTGGGCGCCCGCATCCTGGCGCTGGCTGACACCTTCGATGCCATGACCTCAGCGCGGCCGTACCGGACCGCGATGACGGTGGATTTCGCCACTAACGAGATCGAACGATGCGCCGGAACCCAATTCGATCCCGCTGTGGTTAACGCCTTCAAAAATGCCCGCCGCGTCATTACCGAAGCCGTCAAGCTGACCGAATAA
- a CDS encoding fibronectin type III domain-containing protein, with protein sequence MKQSRVILGVFVAGLLSACPVAVAAQGGTDITGTIPLETSNINSSGLTASGAVITWETNGGATSQVYYDTSSHADINDYAHSTEIDLTLVSAHSVTLSGLTAGTTYHYRVKSEIPDTVFSTISDDGTFATSASGGGGGGGGGGGFGSQLIGIGLSGTSPFMDGNGRAITAGEIKTADGKVSLSVPVGVYIWNAAGAAQPFLSAQPLANPPPAPPENSLVMAIEMGPNGVTFNPAVTLTFNYKDSDLPSGAREADLYIAWWDGTQWVKLLGTVNASANTVSVQVTHFTSYALLIPAAPPVLTPTLKIAGPLTGTSFDSGDVTISINAGNINLVGDNRPNAPGEGRVVYYLDVPIPTTPGASAFSAAGTYKESESTTNGWTGLAPGIHILGVQLVQNDHTPFSPPLFATVSVTIKAAVIAPPTTTVPIPTSESPIITTPPTPDQTKPGWLIPILFFVAAAGVAVFIFWRSRRPEAKLKYTNR encoded by the coding sequence ATGAAACAATCGAGAGTGATCCTGGGGGTTTTCGTAGCGGGACTGCTTTCCGCCTGTCCGGTCGCGGTCGCCGCCCAGGGCGGCACCGACATCACCGGCACTATCCCGCTGGAGACCTCCAACATCAACTCCTCGGGGCTCACGGCGTCCGGCGCGGTTATAACGTGGGAAACCAACGGCGGCGCTACCTCCCAGGTCTATTACGACACTTCATCCCATGCGGACATCAATGATTACGCTCACAGCACCGAGATCGACCTGACGCTGGTTTCCGCTCACAGCGTGACGCTCTCCGGGCTAACCGCCGGAACAACCTACCATTACCGGGTGAAGTCGGAGATCCCGGATACCGTTTTTTCGACTATTTCAGATGACGGCACCTTCGCGACTTCCGCCTCGGGCGGCGGCGGAGGCGGCGGTGGCGGTGGCGGCTTCGGCAGCCAGCTTATCGGCATCGGGCTTTCCGGGACGTCGCCGTTCATGGACGGCAACGGCAGGGCGATTACCGCCGGTGAGATCAAGACGGCTGACGGCAAAGTGTCTCTCTCTGTCCCCGTCGGAGTCTACATCTGGAACGCCGCCGGAGCTGCCCAGCCCTTCCTTTCAGCCCAGCCGCTCGCCAATCCGCCGCCTGCCCCGCCGGAAAACAGCCTGGTGATGGCCATTGAAATGGGCCCTAACGGGGTCACTTTCAACCCGGCTGTCACCCTCACCTTCAATTATAAAGACAGCGACCTTCCCTCCGGCGCCCGCGAAGCCGATCTCTACATCGCCTGGTGGGACGGCACGCAGTGGGTCAAGCTCCTCGGCACGGTGAATGCTTCAGCCAACACCGTTTCCGTCCAGGTAACCCATTTCACCAGCTATGCCCTGCTGATCCCGGCAGCGCCCCCGGTCCTCACTCCCACCCTCAAGATCGCCGGCCCGCTGACCGGGACCTCGTTCGATTCCGGCGACGTGACCATCTCCATAAACGCGGGCAACATCAACCTGGTGGGCGATAACCGGCCTAACGCGCCTGGCGAAGGCAGGGTTGTCTACTACCTCGACGTGCCGATCCCCACGACACCAGGAGCGAGTGCGTTCAGCGCGGCGGGGACTTATAAGGAAAGCGAATCGACCACCAACGGCTGGACCGGCCTGGCGCCCGGCATCCATATCCTGGGGGTTCAGCTGGTTCAGAACGACCACACCCCCTTCAGTCCGCCCCTCTTCGCCACAGTCAGCGTCACAATCAAGGCAGCCGTGATCGCGCCGCCGACCACGACTGTTCCTATACCGACGTCAGAGTCGCCGATAATCACAACGCCTCCAACACCCGACCAAACCAAGCCCGGTTGGTTAATTCCAATTTTATTCTTTGTTGCCGCGGCAGGTGTCGCCGTTTTCATTTTCTGGAGATCACGCAGACCCGAGGCAAAGCTGAAGTACACCAACAGATAA
- a CDS encoding peptide ABC transporter substrate-binding protein: MMNEMNFKKLLAIPLALVLLLGLIAGCTGNGQTTPPPGSTTAPPGSTTAAPVTTAPASNTVLNLEASEPYTLDPALAAESGSILFVNQIFSGLVKTGTTGVLPDIATGWDISADGKTYTFHLRNDVAFQNGHRLTAADFKYSWERACTLSVGSTTAATYLSDIAGAIEMLTGRATSLSGVKVVDDYTLQVTLVKPASYFIYKLAFVTAFAVDKQNVASGANWWETPSGTGPFKLGSWVKTTSITLTQNRNYYGGAVKLGSAVFKFLAGRSMDLYETGQIDVAGIGGDDLDRATDPAGTFASQLKSVPELSLSYIGFNVEKAPFDDPLVRKAFSMAVDLKKIISLTFNDAIKQANGILPAGIPGYDSTSAALSFNITQAKALIAQSKYGSVSNLPPITITTSGYGGLIDGGLQAIINEWQVNLGVTVNVRQLEPSVFLYNLKQEKDQMFYSGWIADYPNPQDFLDILFRTGADFNSGGYSNTAVDALLDQAAAATDTNTSFTLYQQAQKLILGDAAVLPLFFGQEYVLVKPYVTGFQINPMGMLVLDQVVVASH; this comes from the coding sequence ATGATGAATGAGATGAATTTCAAAAAGCTTTTGGCGATACCCCTGGCCCTGGTTTTGCTGCTTGGCCTGATCGCCGGCTGCACCGGTAACGGCCAGACGACGCCGCCCCCCGGCTCGACCACCGCGCCCCCCGGTTCGACCACGGCGGCGCCGGTAACCACGGCGCCTGCCTCCAATACCGTCCTGAACCTGGAGGCTTCCGAACCTTACACCCTGGATCCGGCCCTGGCGGCGGAATCGGGTTCGATCCTGTTCGTGAACCAGATCTTCAGCGGCCTGGTCAAGACGGGCACTACCGGCGTTCTGCCGGACATTGCCACCGGCTGGGACATCAGCGCCGACGGTAAGACCTACACTTTCCACCTGCGGAACGATGTGGCCTTCCAGAACGGGCACCGGCTGACGGCGGCGGACTTCAAGTACTCCTGGGAACGCGCCTGCACGCTTTCGGTCGGTTCTACCACCGCGGCGACTTATCTTTCCGATATCGCCGGGGCAATAGAGATGCTCACCGGGCGGGCCACAAGCCTTTCTGGCGTCAAGGTCGTCGACGATTACACGCTGCAGGTTACACTTGTAAAACCGGCATCTTATTTCATCTACAAGCTGGCATTTGTCACCGCTTTCGCCGTCGATAAGCAGAATGTGGCCTCGGGCGCCAACTGGTGGGAGACGCCCAGCGGCACCGGGCCGTTCAAGCTCGGGAGCTGGGTCAAGACCACCTCCATCACCCTGACCCAGAACCGCAACTATTACGGCGGCGCGGTCAAACTCGGGTCGGCGGTCTTCAAGTTCCTGGCGGGCCGCTCGATGGACCTTTACGAGACTGGCCAGATCGACGTCGCCGGCATTGGCGGCGATGACCTCGACCGGGCGACGGACCCCGCAGGGACTTTCGCCTCCCAGCTTAAATCGGTCCCTGAACTCAGCCTGTCGTACATCGGCTTCAATGTCGAAAAGGCCCCGTTCGACGACCCGCTGGTAAGGAAGGCCTTTTCTATGGCGGTCGATCTCAAGAAGATCATCAGCCTGACCTTCAATGACGCAATCAAGCAGGCCAACGGCATTTTACCGGCGGGCATCCCCGGATATGATTCGACATCGGCGGCGCTCAGTTTCAATATCACCCAGGCTAAAGCGCTCATCGCCCAGTCGAAGTACGGGTCTGTTTCCAACCTGCCCCCGATCACCATCACCACCTCCGGTTACGGCGGGCTGATCGACGGCGGCCTGCAGGCTATCATCAACGAATGGCAGGTCAACCTTGGCGTGACGGTCAACGTCCGTCAGCTTGAGCCGAGCGTTTTTCTGTACAACCTGAAGCAGGAAAAGGACCAGATGTTTTATTCCGGCTGGATCGCCGATTATCCCAACCCCCAGGACTTCCTGGACATCCTGTTCCGTACCGGTGCGGACTTCAATTCCGGCGGATACTCGAATACTGCCGTCGACGCCTTGCTCGACCAGGCCGCCGCGGCGACCGATACCAACACCAGTTTCACTCTCTACCAGCAAGCCCAGAAGCTGATCCTCGGTGATGCCGCGGTCTTGCCGTTGTTCTTCGGTCAGGAATATGTTCTGGTAAAACCCTACGTTACCGGTTTTCAGATCAATCCCATGGGGATGCTGGTGTTGGACCAGGTTGTAGTGGCTTCGCATTAG
- a CDS encoding peptidase MA family metallohydrolase — translation MFKRFRLTLGSVILAVIILLAPQTAAAMAPVAQQTGTSQSQGSISITSTSVQPSFPLTIKFNIVAQGTSNIVDARLHYRIERTSFAQVTSEAIATITPSKSINSSYTLDLRYIGGVPTGTKIDYWWTLKDADNNVTQSGTTIFSFEDTRYSWQTITQGLVTLKWYQGNSQFAQTLMTTAQQALVKLAADTGAQLKKPVTIYIYNGPTDLQGAMVFPQEWTGGVAFTDFNIITIGVATDNLAWGTGAVIHELAHLVTNQMTDNPYAGIPVWLNEGLSMYAEGPLDATFVTVFNLAVLSKTLISVRTLDSPFSADSNKAYLSYAESYYLVKFLVDSYGQSKLASLLTTFAQGSTYDNAFKTVYGFDIAGLNTLWQNSVYGK, via the coding sequence ATGTTCAAACGGTTTCGATTGACGCTTGGTTCCGTGATTTTGGCGGTCATCATTCTGCTGGCTCCTCAAACCGCCGCGGCGATGGCCCCGGTCGCACAGCAGACAGGTACCAGCCAATCGCAGGGCTCAATTTCAATCACCTCGACCTCGGTCCAGCCTTCTTTCCCCCTGACCATCAAATTCAACATCGTCGCCCAGGGGACTTCCAATATTGTCGATGCCCGGCTCCACTACCGGATCGAACGGACTTCTTTCGCCCAGGTGACCAGCGAGGCTATCGCCACAATCACGCCTTCCAAATCGATCAACTCAAGCTATACCCTTGATCTCCGCTACATCGGCGGCGTGCCGACGGGAACGAAGATAGATTACTGGTGGACGCTCAAGGACGCCGACAACAACGTCACCCAAAGCGGCACCACCATTTTCAGCTTCGAGGATACCCGGTATTCCTGGCAGACCATCACCCAGGGACTGGTGACCCTGAAATGGTACCAGGGCAACTCCCAGTTCGCCCAGACCCTGATGACCACCGCCCAGCAGGCGCTGGTGAAGCTGGCCGCCGATACCGGGGCGCAACTGAAGAAACCGGTCACCATCTACATCTACAACGGGCCGACCGATCTCCAGGGGGCGATGGTATTCCCCCAGGAGTGGACCGGCGGCGTAGCTTTTACCGATTTCAACATCATCACCATCGGTGTCGCCACGGACAACCTGGCGTGGGGCACCGGGGCGGTGATACACGAACTCGCCCACCTGGTGACCAACCAGATGACCGACAACCCGTACGCCGGCATCCCGGTGTGGTTGAACGAGGGCCTTTCGATGTATGCCGAGGGTCCGCTGGACGCGACCTTCGTCACCGTTTTCAACCTGGCCGTTCTGAGCAAGACACTCATCTCTGTCCGGACACTGGACAGCCCGTTCTCCGCGGATTCGAACAAGGCTTACCTTTCCTACGCCGAAAGCTATTACCTGGTCAAATTCCTGGTGGACAGCTACGGTCAGTCAAAGCTTGCCTCGCTGCTGACAACCTTCGCCCAGGGCTCGACCTACGACAACGCTTTCAAGACCGTTTACGGCTTCGACATCGCCGGTCTGAACACCCTCTGGCAGAATTCGGTCTACGGCAAATAA